In Pieris rapae chromosome 24, ilPieRapa1.1, whole genome shotgun sequence, a single window of DNA contains:
- the LOC111002597 gene encoding uncharacterized protein LOC111002597, translating into MDPLIEEDYIMEPDTETSVLDSIWSAGPVLLGSTLLVVYIGFKWFQWQKANSDIDEATKNPDLYLARMEAIQRIREKQQRELEEASRKKKAEDIEKEKRKRAENLAKLEKYGSKGGQKVGQPSDGEYLPLCGGSSSSSYKAPKRSACAKGGCGK; encoded by the exons ATGGACCCACTTATCGAGGAAGACTATATAATGGAACCAGACACAGAAACAtcag TATTAGATTCAATATGGAGTGCTGGTCCTGTCTTACTTGGTTCCACTCTGCTAGTGGTATACATCGGTTTCAAGTGGTTCCAATGGCAGAAAGCCAACTCGGATATTGACGAAGCCACAAAGA atCCCGATTTATATCTCGCTCGGATGGAGGCCATACAGCGAATTCGCGAGAAGCAACAAAGAGAGTTGGAGGAGGCCTCGCGCAAGAAGAAGGCAGAAGACATCGAG AAAGAAAAACGAAAACGCGCGGAAAATTTGGCGAAACTAGAAAAGTATGGCTCAAAGGGGGGACAGAAAGTGGGACAACCGAGTGATGGAG AATATCTTCCGTTGTGCGGTGGTTCGTCTTCGTCGAGTTACAAAGCGCCCAAGCGATCCGCTTGTGCTAAAGGCGGTTGcgggaaataa